One genomic window of Oleidesulfovibrio alaskensis DSM 16109 includes the following:
- a CDS encoding FadR/GntR family transcriptional regulator translates to MVAESAPRTSVAAEVAEKIRRMIDEGQMLPGERLPAERKLAGLFNVSRASVREGIKLLAESGRLLSRQGSGTYVRERCAENSGRTLVQTVLNGGYSLQDVIAVRLLLEPEIAALAARNGGAAVAARLEAVLAEQEIAIGSKDYSGSADVLFHQILAEAAANPVLLEMAAALYEGFAKSREDGVQSFERQQASLKAHREIVAAVRAGDSRKAERAMHSHLTDVARRICSACR, encoded by the coding sequence ATGGTGGCTGAAAGTGCGCCGCGCACATCTGTTGCCGCGGAAGTGGCAGAAAAGATACGGCGGATGATTGATGAAGGGCAGATGCTGCCGGGAGAAAGACTGCCTGCGGAAAGGAAGCTGGCAGGGCTGTTCAATGTCTCGCGTGCGTCGGTACGCGAGGGGATCAAGCTGCTTGCAGAATCCGGAAGGCTGCTGAGCAGGCAGGGGTCGGGCACATATGTGCGTGAACGTTGTGCAGAAAACAGTGGCAGGACTCTGGTGCAGACGGTGTTGAACGGCGGGTATTCCCTGCAGGATGTCATTGCCGTGCGTCTGTTGCTGGAACCGGAGATAGCAGCTCTGGCAGCCCGTAATGGCGGTGCCGCTGTAGCAGCCCGGCTGGAGGCTGTTCTTGCCGAACAGGAGATTGCAATCGGCAGCAAGGACTACAGTGGATCCGCTGACGTCCTGTTTCACCAGATTCTGGCGGAAGCTGCCGCTAACCCGGTGCTTCTTGAGATGGCAGCGGCTTTGTACGAAGGGTTTGCCAAGAGTCGTGAAGACGGTGTGCAGTCTTTTGAGCGCCAGCAGGCATCGCTGAAGGCTCATAGAGAAATTGTGGCTGCAGTCAGGGCGGGGGATTCACGGAAAGCTGAAAGAGCCATGCACAGCCACCTGACAGATGTGGCCCGGCGGATATGTTCTGCATGCCGCTAG
- a CDS encoding sulfite exporter TauE/SafE family protein yields the protein MITTYLIYITLGAVAGILAGLLGIGGGLVIVPMLNIAFELQNFPEQHLQHIALGTSMATMIFTSLSSMRAHHKRGTINYNAFWRLAPGIVCGTYLGAWVASLLSTVFLKAFFGFFLYYVAAQMLLNLKPASSRELPGAAGVFAAGGGIGVFSALAGIGGGTLTVPFLSWCNQTMHTAIATAAAIGMPIALTGTAGYVFTGWNVAGIPGPHLGYVYLPAFLGIICMSVLTAPLGAKLAHSLPVDKLRRIFAGLLFIVGSRMLWSAFF from the coding sequence ATGATAACAACGTATCTGATTTATATAACGCTGGGTGCCGTTGCCGGTATTCTTGCAGGGCTGCTTGGCATCGGCGGCGGACTTGTTATAGTTCCCATGCTTAATATCGCTTTCGAGCTACAGAACTTTCCGGAACAGCATCTGCAGCATATAGCATTGGGCACGTCCATGGCGACGATGATTTTTACGTCTCTTTCCAGCATGCGCGCGCACCACAAAAGAGGCACCATAAATTACAATGCATTCTGGCGTCTTGCTCCGGGCATTGTGTGCGGCACCTACCTCGGGGCCTGGGTGGCATCCCTGTTATCTACGGTTTTTCTCAAGGCGTTTTTCGGGTTTTTCCTTTATTATGTGGCCGCGCAGATGCTTCTTAACCTCAAGCCTGCCAGTTCCCGCGAACTGCCCGGCGCTGCGGGCGTTTTTGCAGCGGGCGGGGGCATTGGTGTTTTTTCAGCTCTTGCCGGTATCGGCGGGGGCACGCTGACCGTGCCTTTTCTGTCATGGTGCAACCAGACCATGCATACTGCCATTGCCACGGCTGCGGCCATAGGCATGCCCATAGCTCTTACAGGTACTGCGGGGTATGTTTTTACGGGCTGGAATGTAGCCGGCATTCCCGGTCCTCATCTCGGGTATGTTTATCTTCCTGCTTTTCTTGGTATTATCTGCATGAGTGTGCTGACAGCCCCTTTGGGGGCAAAGCTGGCGCACTCATTGCCTGTGGACAAGCTCAGAAGGATATTTGCCGGACTTCTTTTTATTGTAGGTTCGCGCATGTTGTGGAGTGCTTTTTTTTAG